In the Dyella humicola genome, ACAACCGCCTGATCTGGGCGCGACCCGACGGCAGCTACGCGCAGTACGACAAGCGCCATCTGTTCCGCATGGCCGGCGAGCACACGCGGTACGGTGGCGGCAACGAGCGGCTCATTGTCGAGCTCAAAGGCTGGCGCATCCTGCCGCAGGTTTGCTACGACTTGCGTTTTCCCGTGTGGTTGCGCAACGGTCGCCGCGCCGAGGCAACCGGCGGCATGGACTACGACCTTGCGCTGTTCGTGGCGAACTGGCCGGCGCCGCGTCGGCAGCCATGGCGCACGCTGCTGCGCGCACGAGCGATCGAGAATCTCAGCTACGTGGTAGGTCTCAACCGCGTGGGCGTGGATGGCAACGATCTGCCCTATGCCGGTGACAGCGCGGTGCTCGATGTGGTCGGCGAGCCCCTGGTCGAGCTCGGCTCGCAAGAACAAGTCGTCACGGTCACGGTCGATCCAGCCCCGCTGCTCGCGCATCGCGAGCGATTCCCTGCATGGATGGATGCCGATCGCTTTACGCTGGACGCGGACTGAAGCATCTGTCGCGCGCCTCCCTCTGACGTCCGCCATAGAGCGCTTGTGGAATGGTGATTCGTCGCGATGCGACCTAGCATTTGCATCGAGCGGGTGAAACAGGGGAGAAGGCACGAAGGCCGCCGAGGGGGCGGCCTTCGTTGGTTTTTGTTCTAAAGAATCGCCAGTACCGCTTCGGGTGGACGGCCAATAACGGCCTTGCCGTTGGCAACCACGATAGGGCGTTCGATCAGTCGCGGGTGACTGGCCAGGATAGCGATCAGCGACGTGTCATCGAGCGAGGGGTCATCCAGGCCCAGCTCGCTGTACTCCGGCTCGCCCTTGCGCATCAAGTCACGCGGCGTCATGCCGAGCATGTCCAGCAACTGCGTCAGCTCGGCCGAGCTGGGCGGTGTGTCGAGGTAGTTGATCACCTCGCACACCTGGCCTTGCGCCTCGAGTAGCGCCAAGGTTGCGCGCGATTTCGAGCAGCGATGGTTGTGGTAGATGCGTACCGTCATGGTTTACCGTTGGCTCAGCGGTTGCCGCTGCGGTTGCCGCCGCGATTGCCACCGCCGCCGCCGTGCGGACGTCCACCGCCACCACCACCGCCATGCGGACGCGGGCCACCACCGCCACCACCCTGGGGACGACTACCGCCGCGCGATTGCGGTCGGCCGCCTTGTCCCTGACCGGGACGGCTACCCGGCTTGCCGCCGCGATTGCCGCTAGCGTTGCCGGCGCCACCGCCGCCGCTGTAAGGGCTGGTTCCGCGCCCCTCGGCCGCGCCGCGACCACCACCAAACGACCTGCCGCCTTCAGCGGGGCGTCCACCGTAGGGCTTGTTGCCGCCTTCGGCCGAGCGGGCGCCGAACGGCTTGCCGCCGCCAGGACCGCGACGGTTGCCAGCGCCTGCACCAGGGCCGGCGGGGCCGCCGCTGCGGCCGCCTTCACGGCTTTCGCCCGCAAACCAGGTGCGCACCGAAGGCAACTCCTGGCCGGGGGCAACGCCACGCCTGCTCTTGTTGCGCTGCATGGTATTGCCCGAGCGCTCGGGGCGTGCGACGTTGCCGTCCACTTCCTTGCCGCCCGGGCGACGGCGCTGCTGCTTGCCGCGCGCGGGTTCCTCGCGAATACGGTCGTAGGCGCGCAGTTCGCGGGCCTCGTCCTGATA is a window encoding:
- a CDS encoding amidohydrolase, translated to MQTLRVSLVQGATRWHDAPANRAYYGELVRRVAGKTDLIVLPETFMSGFSNDIRASAETMEGEGVAWMRALASEVDAVLCGSLAILEGGTVYNRLIWARPDGSYAQYDKRHLFRMAGEHTRYGGGNERLIVELKGWRILPQVCYDLRFPVWLRNGRRAEATGGMDYDLALFVANWPAPRRQPWRTLLRARAIENLSYVVGLNRVGVDGNDLPYAGDSAVLDVVGEPLVELGSQEQVVTVTVDPAPLLAHRERFPAWMDADRFTLDAD
- the arsC gene encoding arsenate reductase (glutaredoxin) (This arsenate reductase requires both glutathione and glutaredoxin to convert arsenate to arsenite, after which the efflux transporter formed by ArsA and ArsB can extrude the arsenite from the cell, providing resistance.); the protein is MTVRIYHNHRCSKSRATLALLEAQGQVCEVINYLDTPPSSAELTQLLDMLGMTPRDLMRKGEPEYSELGLDDPSLDDTSLIAILASHPRLIERPIVVANGKAVIGRPPEAVLAIL